A genomic window from Thermostichus vulcanus str. 'Rupite' includes:
- the rpoD gene encoding RNA polymerase sigma factor RpoD, with product MTQAKELVKSGKTALLEPDLENRPSLPLGSDQDNGADTIEIELDASDTDAFDEEDEEEEALEEEGEAASTEAKGRSKRKAASKKKHYTDDSIRVYLQEIGRIRLLRADEEIELARKIADLLELERIREAIFDRMGLWEDPEEVPDALWAEEVKMPLPDFRRRLHRGRRAKEKMVQSNLRLVVSIAKKYMNRGLSFQDLIQEGSLGLIRAAEKFDHEKGYKFSTYATWWIRQAITRAIADQSRTIRLPVHLYETISRIKKVTKLLSQELGRKPTEEEIATRMEITIEKLRFIAKSAQLPISLETPIGKEEDSRLGDFIESDGETPEDRVAKVLLREDLESVLETLTSRERDVLKLRYGLDDGRMKTLEEIGQIFNVTRERIRQIEAKALRKLRHPNRNSVLKEYIR from the coding sequence ATGACTCAAGCAAAGGAATTGGTGAAGTCTGGTAAAACAGCTCTTCTCGAACCGGATTTGGAAAATCGACCTTCCCTCCCTCTGGGTTCTGATCAGGACAACGGAGCGGACACAATCGAGATTGAACTGGATGCCAGTGACACTGATGCTTTTGATGAGGAAGACGAAGAAGAGGAAGCCCTAGAAGAGGAGGGCGAAGCCGCCAGTACTGAAGCTAAGGGGCGTTCGAAGCGTAAAGCCGCCAGCAAAAAGAAGCACTACACCGATGACTCGATTCGGGTCTACCTACAGGAGATTGGGCGCATTCGGCTGCTGCGAGCAGATGAGGAAATTGAGCTGGCCCGCAAAATTGCGGATTTATTGGAGCTAGAGCGGATCCGAGAAGCAATTTTTGACCGCATGGGCCTCTGGGAAGACCCGGAAGAAGTGCCAGATGCCCTCTGGGCCGAAGAAGTAAAGATGCCTTTACCAGATTTTCGGCGGCGGTTGCATCGGGGGCGTCGGGCCAAGGAGAAGATGGTGCAGTCTAACCTGCGTTTGGTGGTTTCCATCGCTAAGAAATACATGAACCGGGGCCTATCCTTTCAGGATTTGATCCAAGAGGGATCCCTGGGGTTGATTCGGGCAGCCGAGAAATTTGACCACGAGAAGGGCTACAAGTTCTCCACCTATGCCACCTGGTGGATTCGGCAAGCCATTACCCGTGCCATTGCTGACCAATCCCGCACGATTCGCTTGCCGGTGCACCTCTACGAGACCATCTCCCGCATTAAAAAGGTTACCAAGCTGCTTTCCCAGGAATTGGGTCGCAAACCCACCGAAGAAGAGATCGCCACCCGTATGGAGATCACCATCGAGAAGTTGCGGTTCATCGCCAAGTCGGCTCAGCTCCCCATCTCTTTAGAAACTCCGATTGGCAAAGAAGAAGATTCTCGCCTAGGGGACTTCATCGAGTCAGATGGAGAAACTCCAGAGGATCGGGTGGCCAAAGTCCTGCTACGAGAAGATCTTGAAAGTGTCTTAGAAACCCTCACCTCACGGGAACGAGACGTACTCAAATTGCGCTACGGCTTGGACGATGGCCGCATGAAAACCCTGGAAGAGATTGGGCAGATCTTTAACGTCACCCGTGAACGGATCCGGCAGATCGAAGCCAAAGCCCTGCGAAAACTGCGGCACCCTAACCGCAATAGCGTCCTCAAGGAATACATCCGCTAA
- the murA gene encoding UDP-N-acetylglucosamine 1-carboxyvinyltransferase, producing the protein MEGFAPSPTLAGIGSLPEAAGPVLHITGKHPLQGHIPIGGAKNSALALMAGSLLAPAACRIQNVPRLLDIERMGQILTTLGVKVSHVGHTLDLDASSLKTCQAPYELVSQLRASFFITGPLLARLGVARVPLPGGCAIGSRPVDLHVRGLQALGATVQIEHGVVHAYARRLVGTRIYLDYPSVGATETLMMAATLADGETVIENAAQEPEVADLAHFCQAMGARIRGVGTNTLVVVGVPRLHGTEYTVIPDRIEASTYLIAGAITRSNLTVGPVIPDHLRAVIAKLQAMGLRVEEEGPNRLRIAPAQLESGWLCQATDIQTLPYPGFPTDVQAPIMALAALSEGSCTIEETVFENRMHHIPELNRMGADIRLKNRVALIRGVPSFSAAPVVATDLRAGAALVLAGLAAEGSSTIHGLHYIDRGYEAIDEKLRNVGAKVHRGESTARIPVTA; encoded by the coding sequence ATGGAAGGGTTCGCACCGTCGCCAACCCTAGCTGGAATCGGATCCCTGCCCGAAGCCGCTGGCCCCGTTTTGCACATCACCGGCAAGCACCCTTTACAAGGCCATATTCCCATTGGCGGAGCGAAAAACTCAGCTCTGGCACTCATGGCAGGATCCCTTTTGGCCCCCGCTGCCTGTCGCATTCAGAATGTACCGCGTCTGTTGGATATCGAACGCATGGGGCAGATCCTGACCACGTTGGGGGTCAAAGTTTCCCATGTCGGTCATACCCTCGACCTAGATGCCAGTTCCCTCAAAACCTGCCAAGCTCCCTACGAATTGGTCAGTCAGTTGCGGGCTAGCTTTTTTATCACTGGGCCGTTGTTGGCGCGTTTGGGAGTGGCACGAGTGCCTTTACCTGGCGGCTGTGCCATCGGATCCCGTCCGGTGGATCTGCATGTGCGTGGGTTACAGGCATTGGGAGCAACCGTCCAGATCGAACATGGGGTGGTTCATGCCTATGCTCGCCGGTTGGTGGGGACTCGCATCTACCTCGACTATCCCAGTGTCGGTGCTACAGAAACCCTGATGATGGCGGCAACGCTGGCGGACGGGGAAACGGTGATCGAAAATGCCGCCCAGGAACCAGAAGTGGCGGACTTGGCCCATTTTTGTCAGGCGATGGGAGCCCGCATTCGCGGTGTAGGCACCAATACGCTGGTGGTGGTGGGGGTGCCCCGTTTGCATGGCACGGAATACACTGTCATCCCCGATCGCATTGAGGCCAGCACCTATCTCATTGCTGGGGCCATCACCCGTTCTAACCTGACGGTTGGCCCGGTTATTCCTGACCATCTGCGGGCGGTGATCGCCAAATTGCAAGCGATGGGACTGCGGGTGGAAGAAGAAGGCCCGAATCGACTGCGCATTGCTCCAGCCCAATTGGAATCCGGTTGGCTCTGTCAGGCTACGGATATTCAAACGTTGCCCTATCCAGGGTTCCCTACGGATGTACAAGCGCCGATCATGGCTTTGGCTGCCCTCAGTGAAGGCAGTTGCACCATCGAGGAGACGGTATTCGAAAACCGGATGCACCACATTCCCGAACTCAACCGCATGGGAGCGGACATTCGCCTGAAAAACCGTGTGGCCCTAATCCGCGGGGTGCCCTCTTTTTCTGCTGCCCCGGTGGTGGCTACCGATCTGCGGGCGGGTGCGGCACTGGTGTTGGCGGGGTTAGCGGCTGAAGGCTCCTCTACCATCCACGGATTGCACTACATCGATCGCGGTTACGAAGCTATTGACGAGAAGCTGCGCAATGTCGGGGCAAAGGTGCATCGGGGGGAAAGCACAGCGCGGATCCCGGTTACGGCTTGA
- the ndk gene encoding nucleoside-diphosphate kinase — translation MERTFIAIKPDGVQRGLVGTIIQRLESRGYQLVGLKLMQVSQELAENHYAEHKERPFFPGLVQFITSGPVVAMVWEGKGVVAAARKLIGKTNPLEAEPGTIRGDFGIDIGRNIIHGSDGLETAQREIALWFGDSELVNWTSSAQSWIYE, via the coding sequence ATGGAGCGCACCTTTATCGCCATTAAACCGGACGGTGTGCAGCGGGGCCTAGTGGGCACCATCATCCAACGCCTAGAAAGCCGGGGGTACCAACTGGTGGGCCTGAAGCTGATGCAGGTGAGCCAGGAGCTGGCGGAAAACCACTATGCCGAGCACAAAGAGCGGCCCTTCTTCCCTGGGTTGGTGCAATTTATCACCTCTGGACCGGTTGTTGCCATGGTTTGGGAAGGCAAAGGGGTGGTAGCCGCCGCCCGCAAGTTGATCGGCAAAACCAACCCCCTTGAGGCTGAGCCAGGTACCATTCGCGGGGACTTTGGCATTGATATTGGCCGGAATATCATCCACGGCTCCGATGGCTTGGAAACGGCACAACGGGAAATTGCCCTCTGGTTTGGCGACTCAGAACTGGTGAACTGGACAAGTAGCGCCCAAAGCTGGATTTATGAGTGA
- a CDS encoding HupE/UreJ family protein, whose amino-acid sequence MSPFWQGSPAGSHPFPYMAYVSGKRVSRNWVAVLGALAVWLSFSPAFAHHAFGGELPQSWWQGFLSGLAHPLIGLDHLAFIVAIGLISAGQNWRYGIPLGFVLAALGGTGLHIAGLDLWLMELGIAGSVVLFGLLLVLARQVKGWVLLLFGSLAGLFHGYAYAEAIIGAGWMPLVWYLIGFTVIQYGVALLSLGVAEYLGSRVSGLTRWAGWIITGVGAGFLTLAVVG is encoded by the coding sequence ATGTCTCCGTTTTGGCAGGGATCCCCGGCGGGATCTCATCCTTTCCCCTATATGGCTTATGTGTCAGGCAAGAGAGTGTCCCGGAACTGGGTTGCTGTCTTGGGGGCACTGGCGGTGTGGTTGTCCTTCTCTCCGGCCTTTGCCCATCATGCTTTTGGGGGAGAACTGCCGCAGTCGTGGTGGCAGGGGTTCCTCTCGGGGCTGGCCCATCCACTGATTGGGTTGGATCATCTGGCTTTTATTGTCGCCATTGGGTTGATTTCTGCCGGCCAAAACTGGCGCTACGGGATCCCTTTGGGCTTCGTCCTGGCGGCTCTAGGGGGTACCGGGCTCCACATTGCCGGCCTTGATCTTTGGCTCATGGAATTGGGCATTGCCGGTTCGGTGGTGCTGTTTGGGTTGCTGCTGGTGCTGGCAAGGCAGGTCAAGGGCTGGGTGCTGCTGCTGTTTGGATCCCTGGCGGGGTTGTTTCATGGCTATGCCTATGCTGAGGCGATTATCGGGGCAGGATGGATGCCTTTGGTGTGGTATCTGATCGGGTTTACCGTCATTCAGTACGGGGTAGCCCTCCTTAGCTTGGGGGTGGCTGAGTATTTGGGATCCCGTGTTTCCGGGCTGACCCGCTGGGCCGGTTGGATCATCACGGGGGTGGGGGCGGGCTTCCTCACCTTGGCGGTGGTGGGGTGA
- a CDS encoding MGMT family protein yields MLPQGPSANLYQRFYDVVRRIPTGRVATYGQVARLAGYPGYARQVGYALFRLQGEETDIPWQRVINAQGRISYSPFRLGQDHLQKVLLEAEGIRFDSDHRVDLQCFGWDPASPDDKA; encoded by the coding sequence GTGCTTCCCCAAGGGCCTTCTGCTAACCTCTACCAGCGTTTTTACGATGTTGTCCGGCGGATCCCGACTGGACGGGTGGCCACCTATGGGCAAGTGGCCCGCTTGGCCGGTTATCCCGGTTATGCGCGACAGGTGGGGTATGCGCTGTTTCGGCTCCAAGGGGAAGAGACAGATATCCCTTGGCAACGGGTGATCAATGCGCAGGGGCGAATCTCCTATTCACCGTTTCGCCTCGGTCAAGATCACCTGCAAAAAGTTCTCTTGGAAGCGGAAGGGATCCGATTTGACTCCGACCATCGGGTGGATTTGCAGTGCTTTGGCTGGGATCCCGCTAGTCCTGACGACAAAGCTTAA
- a CDS encoding bifunctional metallophosphatase/5'-nucleotidase — MKVSRYAHAAPEPGVQRFTSRGWAWVHLNAWAKSLWIGLFCLVIGLTSACGSSSSSSVATGGGAGFIGTDPNVVLSTQPTAFTLQVLHASDLEASLAAVEDAPRFSAVVNALRPQFPNTVVLSSGDNYIPSPFYNASTDPSLAGRYNRTPGKADIEMINAIGFEAAAFGNHEFDQGTRQIRDLIRPDSGRGYAGARFPYLSANLTFTPDSDGITASDIAADGQEASSIRNKIARTAVITVGGERIGLVGATTTRLAGISSPGPRVTVEGGFDETDQVNAFVLQPYVDELTAQGINKIFLLAHLQQLQNEVDLASQLRDVDVIIAGGSHRVIAKPEDRLRTDLPDRRTGDYPILRTSPSGQPVAVVNTASNYRYVGRLVVSFDANGVISNIDPVSGAYATDDQGVAAVGGTPNPDVLRVANDIGNIIRAKDGRTFGSTANFLNGLRAEVRTEETNLGNLTADANLAYARTIDPSTVISLKNGGGIRAPIGATTGGGGNEPVQRIPPLANPAAGKRAGQISQLDIESSLAFNNGLSLLTVTASELKQVVEHGVAQTQPGATPGRFPQIGGFAFSFDPSRPPGSRIISLRVDTPSGRDVVVRNGQLEGNPNRTFRLVTLGFLADGGDDYPFPRLSNANRVNLAPPSGNTFDTPGSEQNALALYLQRIGVFTDPDTPTAQDTRIQNLSVRRDTVL; from the coding sequence ATGAAAGTATCTCGTTACGCTCACGCTGCGCCGGAGCCCGGCGTACAGAGGTTTACCTCAAGGGGGTGGGCCTGGGTTCATTTGAACGCTTGGGCCAAATCCCTTTGGATTGGGTTGTTCTGCTTGGTGATTGGCCTAACCAGCGCCTGTGGCAGCAGCAGCAGCAGCTCAGTGGCTACCGGCGGTGGTGCCGGCTTTATCGGCACGGATCCCAATGTGGTCTTATCGACGCAGCCAACCGCTTTTACCCTGCAAGTGCTGCATGCTAGCGACCTGGAAGCCTCTTTGGCTGCCGTAGAGGATGCACCCCGCTTTTCGGCAGTGGTGAACGCCCTGCGCCCCCAGTTTCCCAATACGGTGGTGCTTTCCAGTGGGGATAACTACATTCCCAGCCCCTTCTACAATGCCAGCACGGATCCCTCGCTAGCTGGCCGCTACAACCGCACCCCTGGCAAAGCAGATATTGAGATGATCAATGCCATCGGGTTCGAGGCCGCTGCCTTTGGCAACCACGAGTTTGACCAAGGGACTCGCCAAATCCGTGATTTGATCCGACCGGACAGTGGCCGTGGCTATGCAGGGGCACGCTTCCCTTACTTAAGCGCCAACCTGACCTTTACACCGGATAGTGATGGAATTACTGCTTCCGATATCGCGGCAGATGGACAGGAAGCCAGCAGTATTCGCAACAAAATTGCCCGCACTGCTGTGATTACCGTCGGTGGCGAACGCATTGGTTTGGTGGGAGCGACCACCACCCGTCTAGCGGGTATCTCCAGCCCTGGCCCTCGTGTGACAGTGGAGGGAGGGTTCGACGAAACCGATCAGGTGAATGCCTTTGTGTTGCAACCCTATGTGGATGAGCTGACGGCTCAGGGGATTAATAAGATCTTCCTGCTGGCCCACCTGCAGCAGTTGCAAAATGAAGTGGATTTGGCCAGCCAGTTGCGGGATGTAGATGTGATCATCGCGGGGGGATCCCACCGGGTGATTGCCAAGCCTGAAGATCGTCTGCGCACCGATTTGCCGGATCGCCGTACCGGCGATTACCCGATTCTGCGTACCTCTCCCAGTGGCCAGCCGGTGGCGGTGGTGAATACTGCTTCTAACTACCGCTATGTCGGTCGTTTGGTGGTCAGCTTCGATGCCAACGGCGTGATTAGCAACATCGACCCGGTCAGTGGTGCCTATGCCACCGATGATCAGGGGGTGGCGGCTGTAGGGGGTACCCCCAATCCCGATGTGCTGCGGGTGGCCAACGACATTGGCAACATCATTCGCGCTAAAGATGGCCGTACCTTTGGTTCCACCGCCAATTTCTTGAATGGGTTGCGGGCGGAAGTGCGCACGGAAGAAACCAACCTGGGCAACCTGACTGCTGATGCTAACCTGGCCTACGCCCGGACAATTGACCCCAGCACGGTCATCTCCCTCAAGAATGGTGGTGGTATTCGCGCCCCGATTGGGGCTACTACGGGTGGCGGTGGCAACGAGCCGGTACAACGGATCCCGCCCCTTGCCAACCCGGCTGCGGGTAAACGAGCTGGACAGATTTCTCAGTTGGATATCGAGAGTTCTCTGGCCTTCAACAATGGACTTTCCCTGCTGACTGTCACGGCCAGTGAGCTGAAACAAGTTGTTGAGCATGGAGTCGCTCAAACCCAACCGGGAGCTACACCAGGTCGTTTTCCACAAATTGGCGGGTTTGCCTTTAGCTTTGATCCCTCCCGTCCACCGGGATCCCGAATAATTTCCTTGCGGGTGGATACACCAAGTGGCCGAGATGTGGTGGTACGCAACGGTCAGTTGGAAGGGAACCCCAACCGTACCTTCCGTCTGGTAACTCTGGGCTTTTTGGCCGATGGTGGGGATGATTATCCTTTCCCGAGGCTCTCCAACGCCAACCGAGTGAATTTGGCGCCTCCCTCGGGCAATACCTTCGATACACCCGGTAGCGAACAAAATGCCTTGGCTCTCTATTTACAGCGGATTGGCGTGTTCACTGACCCTGACACTCCGACGGCTCAAGATACCCGTATTCAAAACCTCTCGGTCCGTAGGGATACGGTGCTGTAA
- a CDS encoding AmpG family muropeptide MFS transporter, with amino-acid sequence MVWAETNGLKRALGVYGNPKMGILLLLGFSSGLPLLLINTTLNAWLTQAGLTTIAIGLFNLLNLPYSFKFLWSPVLDRFLLPAPGSLRGSRRRGWMALTQVLLLLSLGLLGFQDPTQTWLEGLGLEELAQTWPGITVLTRPIFVVGLLVAFFGASQDIAVDAYRTDVLEEREMGAGVAIFVFGYRMALLVSSGVGLILADYLPWWQVYGIMALLMLIGVITSFLAPEPENSALKPTSLRAAIIEPFQSFWQHRLALVILLFVVCFKLPDSLAGQMTPTFLLQMGFSTSDLGIIRSWVGLFATLTGAFIGGELVSRIGTYRCLFIFAVLQGIGNLGLGAIGLVGQNYPLLIGATIFDNMAGGMGTAAFLAFLMSLCDRQFSATQYALLTSVFAVGGTLAGAGSGYLAAAVDWPLFYLITAVTAAPAMLLLLWIGPSTGIPSATPVMVSEGGETAAESGEANLH; translated from the coding sequence ATGGTCTGGGCAGAAACAAACGGCCTCAAACGAGCCTTGGGAGTATACGGTAATCCCAAGATGGGGATCCTGCTGCTGTTGGGGTTTTCATCAGGGCTACCGTTGCTGTTGATCAACACCACCCTAAATGCCTGGCTGACGCAAGCGGGTCTGACCACCATCGCCATCGGCCTATTTAACCTGCTGAATTTGCCCTACTCCTTTAAGTTTCTGTGGTCCCCCGTTTTGGATCGGTTTTTGTTGCCGGCACCGGGATCCCTGCGGGGCAGTCGGCGACGGGGGTGGATGGCCCTGACACAAGTGCTGTTGCTGCTGAGTTTGGGGTTATTGGGTTTTCAAGATCCGACACAAACTTGGCTGGAAGGGCTGGGCTTAGAAGAACTGGCCCAAACCTGGCCGGGGATCACTGTGCTGACCCGACCAATTTTCGTGGTGGGGCTGTTGGTGGCCTTTTTCGGTGCTTCCCAAGATATCGCCGTGGATGCCTACCGTACCGATGTCTTGGAAGAACGGGAGATGGGGGCGGGGGTAGCTATTTTCGTGTTTGGCTACCGCATGGCCCTGCTGGTGAGCAGTGGTGTGGGCTTGATTCTGGCGGATTATTTGCCCTGGTGGCAGGTGTACGGCATCATGGCGTTGCTGATGTTGATTGGGGTAATCACATCTTTTCTGGCGCCAGAACCGGAAAACAGCGCCCTCAAACCGACTTCCTTACGGGCGGCGATTATCGAGCCATTTCAATCCTTTTGGCAACATCGCTTAGCCTTGGTGATTCTGCTGTTTGTGGTCTGCTTCAAGCTGCCGGATAGTTTGGCGGGGCAAATGACCCCGACTTTTCTGCTGCAAATGGGGTTTAGCACCAGTGACCTGGGCATTATTCGCAGTTGGGTGGGATTGTTTGCCACTTTGACAGGAGCGTTTATTGGCGGGGAACTGGTGAGCCGCATCGGCACCTACCGCTGCCTGTTTATCTTTGCGGTGTTGCAAGGGATCGGTAATTTGGGCCTAGGGGCGATCGGGTTGGTGGGACAAAATTACCCGCTGCTGATCGGGGCGACGATTTTTGACAATATGGCTGGGGGTATGGGCACCGCCGCCTTTTTGGCTTTTTTGATGAGTCTGTGTGACCGGCAGTTCAGCGCCACCCAGTATGCCTTGCTCACCAGTGTGTTTGCGGTAGGCGGGACGTTGGCCGGAGCCGGATCGGGCTATTTGGCTGCTGCGGTAGATTGGCCGCTGTTTTACTTGATTACGGCGGTAACGGCAGCTCCGGCCATGCTGCTTCTGCTTTGGATCGGCCCCTCTACAGGGATCCCTTCTGCAACTCCAGTCATGGTTAGCGAGGGTGGAGAAACAGCGGCAGAGTCTGGAGAAGCAAACCTACACTGA
- a CDS encoding DUF3146 family protein has protein sequence MSRLPQTTAHVQITRYSWQDGAIEGEVNANGWVWHFCWCFRAGELKVEPSVGRALIREPLSRFLEKSDYLLEPGSNYSFVIRSSL, from the coding sequence ATGAGTCGATTGCCCCAGACCACTGCCCATGTACAAATCACCCGCTACTCCTGGCAGGATGGCGCGATCGAGGGAGAAGTGAATGCCAATGGTTGGGTTTGGCATTTTTGCTGGTGCTTTCGAGCTGGGGAGCTCAAAGTTGAACCGTCTGTGGGTCGGGCCCTAATTCGAGAACCCTTGAGCCGCTTTCTGGAAAAGTCGGATTACCTGCTGGAGCCAGGCAGTAACTACTCGTTTGTGATTCGCAGTAGCCTCTAG
- a CDS encoding DUF3155 domain-containing protein, which produces MVRRRKRKSRRRLEGRKILDHIPQFNLDSGEEKSVTAARKYIQDQSIQPPALILVRRNEHTIDRFFWAEKGLFGAQYVEENHFLFPSLRALLAEVAAEKPERKTSKTLATAAR; this is translated from the coding sequence TTGGTTAGGAGAAGAAAGCGTAAGAGTCGCCGCCGTTTAGAGGGGCGCAAAATTTTAGATCATATTCCTCAATTTAATTTGGATAGTGGTGAGGAGAAGTCTGTAACCGCTGCCCGGAAGTATATTCAGGATCAGTCTATTCAGCCACCGGCACTCATCTTGGTTCGGCGAAACGAGCATACAATTGATCGATTCTTTTGGGCGGAGAAAGGACTGTTTGGGGCTCAGTATGTCGAGGAGAACCACTTCCTTTTCCCCAGCTTGCGGGCCTTGTTAGCAGAGGTTGCGGCTGAGAAGCCTGAACGAAAAACATCGAAGACTCTTGCGACTGCTGCTCGATAA
- a CDS encoding DUF4168 domain-containing protein codes for MMKFAFLMGLLLGLGSLQAGSWPALPTWAQGSTPLPSPTAPASPASGGAPVPSTPSPAQAGQASPTPGLTAEQVTDDQVEQLVQILLELDPLIREASAQLRETQDEDEYEQIMQRTETQASRIVEEQGLTVPQYRELMTLANENPVLNQRIRVRLQEVMEEMESSASPAPATPAPTP; via the coding sequence ATGATGAAGTTTGCGTTTCTGATGGGTCTGCTGCTGGGGTTGGGATCTCTACAGGCCGGATCCTGGCCTGCCCTACCAACCTGGGCGCAAGGGTCTACCCCGCTGCCTAGCCCTACAGCTCCGGCTTCTCCCGCTTCCGGAGGAGCTCCGGTTCCGTCGACTCCCAGCCCAGCCCAGGCAGGTCAAGCTTCTCCCACCCCAGGGTTGACCGCAGAGCAGGTTACGGATGACCAGGTGGAGCAGTTGGTACAAATTTTGCTGGAGTTGGATCCCTTGATTCGCGAAGCCAGCGCCCAACTGCGGGAAACTCAGGATGAAGATGAATATGAGCAAATTATGCAGCGGACAGAGACCCAAGCCAGCCGCATTGTTGAGGAGCAAGGGCTGACGGTGCCTCAATATCGTGAACTGATGACCTTGGCCAACGAAAATCCGGTTCTGAATCAGCGGATCCGTGTGCGTCTGCAGGAAGTGATGGAAGAAATGGAATCTTCGGCTTCTCCAGCACCGGCCACTCCGGCGCCTACACCTTAG
- a CDS encoding response regulator gives MQPPLVHTSEDRLANFSSSTVLLVDDDLSTRAYLAHLLTHEGYRVVEAEEGEQALALYTQTQPQIVLLDALMPGMDGFECCQKLQALDADLPCLMITSLDDQASVDKAFAAGASDYITKPIHWPVMRQRIQHLLKARQNLLNLRQQAAREQALNSVVRAIRTSLELDEVFSVATREICQLLEADRVSISRYQPQQQDWRVISEYHIQADSYLGCSIPDSDNPIAQLLKQGKVVTLETVSKAKDWICIPSMARAYPGSWLLVPLYGSSESAESVPPTLWGSLCLQLKTARPGWLATSHDLILALADHLSIAIQQAELFQQIQELNHTLEEKVQARTAQLDRQVQELQRLDHLKNDFLSTVSHELRTPLSSIKMGIRLLSSALLPSNGIPKPPDAEKVARYLNVLDKECEREIKLVEDLLELQRLEVLFGSQQPHWLDLKEWLPQITDPFAELARSHNQLFSLECPPDLPPICTLPEILRAVLAELLQNAHKFTPTDQLISLSVHNHPDHLEIQILNTGVTIPPQEQERVFEKFYRVPNPDPWRQGGTGLGLALVQQRMVLLQGSIHLSSEAEHTCFTLRLPRVLSLSSKGKSA, from the coding sequence GTGCAGCCCCCTCTAGTCCACACTTCTGAGGATCGATTGGCGAACTTTTCGTCTTCGACTGTGCTGTTGGTGGATGATGACCTCTCAACACGGGCGTATTTGGCGCATTTGTTGACTCACGAAGGCTATCGAGTCGTGGAAGCAGAAGAAGGCGAACAAGCCCTCGCCCTCTATACTCAAACTCAGCCGCAAATCGTCCTCTTGGATGCCCTGATGCCGGGGATGGATGGATTCGAGTGTTGCCAAAAGTTACAAGCTTTGGATGCAGACCTACCCTGTTTGATGATCACTTCCCTCGACGATCAGGCTTCTGTCGACAAAGCTTTTGCTGCCGGGGCAAGCGACTACATCACCAAACCCATCCACTGGCCGGTGATGCGACAGCGCATTCAACACCTGCTCAAGGCACGTCAAAATCTTCTCAATCTGCGCCAACAGGCAGCCCGTGAACAAGCGCTGAACTCTGTTGTGCGAGCGATTCGCACCTCGCTGGAGTTGGATGAAGTCTTTTCGGTGGCCACCCGCGAGATTTGTCAGTTGCTGGAGGCGGATCGGGTCAGCATTAGCCGCTATCAACCACAGCAGCAGGATTGGCGCGTCATCTCCGAATATCACATCCAAGCAGATAGCTACCTCGGCTGCTCGATCCCTGATTCTGATAACCCGATAGCACAGCTCCTGAAGCAGGGGAAAGTGGTGACCCTTGAAACCGTCAGCAAGGCCAAAGACTGGATCTGCATCCCCTCCATGGCCAGAGCCTATCCCGGCAGTTGGCTGTTGGTGCCCCTCTACGGCAGCAGCGAAAGTGCGGAATCTGTTCCTCCTACCCTTTGGGGTAGCCTGTGTTTACAATTGAAAACCGCTCGTCCCGGTTGGCTGGCCACCAGTCACGACCTGATCTTGGCTCTAGCGGATCACCTTTCCATCGCCATTCAGCAGGCGGAGTTGTTTCAGCAAATTCAGGAACTCAACCACACCCTAGAGGAGAAAGTACAGGCCCGCACCGCGCAACTGGATCGGCAGGTGCAGGAGTTGCAGCGGTTAGATCACCTCAAAAACGATTTTCTCAGCACCGTTTCCCACGAGCTACGCACCCCGCTTTCCAGCATCAAAATGGGGATCCGTTTGCTCAGTTCGGCGCTACTGCCCAGCAATGGGATCCCCAAACCGCCCGACGCAGAAAAGGTCGCCCGTTACCTGAATGTTTTGGACAAGGAGTGTGAACGAGAAATCAAGTTGGTGGAGGATTTGCTGGAGTTGCAGCGGTTGGAGGTGTTGTTCGGCTCGCAGCAACCCCACTGGCTGGACTTGAAAGAGTGGTTGCCCCAAATCACCGATCCGTTTGCAGAACTAGCCCGCAGCCACAATCAGCTCTTTAGCCTAGAATGCCCTCCCGATTTACCCCCCATCTGTACTTTGCCAGAGATCCTGCGCGCAGTGCTGGCAGAATTGCTGCAAAATGCCCACAAATTTACCCCGACCGACCAACTGATCAGCCTGAGTGTCCACAACCATCCCGATCATCTTGAGATCCAGATCCTGAACACCGGCGTTACCATTCCTCCGCAAGAGCAGGAGCGGGTTTTCGAAAAGTTTTACCGGGTGCCCAATCCGGATCCCTGGCGACAAGGGGGGACAGGGCTGGGGTTGGCCCTCGTGCAACAGCGGATGGTCTTGCTGCAAGGGAGCATTCACCTGAGCAGTGAAGCTGAGCACACCTGCTTTACCTTACGGTTGCCTCGGGTTCTCTCCCTTTCTAGTAAGGGCAAGTCAGCCTAA